AGGGCCGCCCGGGTCAATCCCTCCGCGCCCTGGGGGGCCTTGCTCTCCGGGGCCTTGATGTCCGTTGCCTCGTGTTGCATGGCGGGGACGCTACCGCCGCATGGGCCCGGGCGCCACATCCCGCGTATGCTGCCGCCCCATGCGAATCCTCTACGGTGTCGTTGGCGAAGGCATGGGACACGCCACCCGTTCCCGCGTGCTCCTCGAGGAGCTGGCCAAGGAGCACGAGGTCCACATCGTCGTCTCGGGGCGCGCCAAGGACTACCTGGCCAAGCGCTTCGAGAACGTGCATGGCATCTGGGGCTTCACCATCGCCTATGAGGGCAACTCGGTGAAGAAGTGGCAGACGGTGCTGCAGAACCTCACCGGGGCCGTGAAGGGCTGGCCGCAGAACGTGCGCCAGTACTTCGACCTGGTGGAGGAGTTCAAGCCGGACGTCGTGGTGAGCGACTTCGAGAGCTTCAGCTACCTCTTCGCCCGCAACCACCGCCTGCCCGTCATCAGCGTGGACAACATGCAGATCATCAACCGCGCGAAGCACGAGCCGTCGCTGCTCGCCGGTTTCGAGGATGACTTCGAGGCCACGCGCGCCCTGGTGAAGTCCAAGCTGCCCGGGTGCTTCCACTACCTCGTCACCACCTTCTTCTACCCGCCCGTCCGCAAGGAGCGCACCACGCTGCTGCCCTCCATCCTGCGGCCGGAGATCATCGCCGCGAAGTCCGAGCCCGGCGAGCACCTGCTCGTCTATCAGACGGCCACCACCAACACGCAGCTGCCGGAGATCCTCAAGCAGAGCGGCCTGCCCTGCCACATCTACGGCCTGCGCCGCGACCTCACCGAGGACGTGCGCGACGGCAACCTCCTCTACCGCCCCTTCAGCGAGAAGGGCTTCATCGACGATCTGCGCACCGCCCGGGCCGTCGTCGCCGGCGGCGGCTACACGCTCATGAGCGAGGCCGTCTACCTGCACAAGCCCGTGCTCTCACTGCCCGTGAAGGGCCAGTTCGAGCAGGTGCTCAACGCCCTCTACCTGGAGAAGCTGGGCTACGGCATGTACGCGCCCGAGCTCACCCTGGAGCGCCTGCGCGACTTCCTCCAGCGCGTGCCCCGGTGCCAGGAGGCCCTCGAGGGTTATGAGCAGGACGGCAACGTGAAGATGATCGAGGCGCTGCGCGAGCAGCTCGCCCGCGCCGCCGAGTACAAGGGCCGCTGGTGGGAGGAGATGGGCCCGGCCGAGCCCTCCAAGGCCTGAGCCTCCCCCCCGGCCGCCAGGAGAGCAGGCGGCCGGGCGGAGAAGCGTTGGCTGGTCATCGGAGTCCGGGGCTGGCGAGCGCCCTGGAGGGCGATGCTCTGTCGGCTGCCGATCTGTCGGGCAGGATCCATGTTAGGAGCCGCCTTCCGGCACATGCGTCCGGGGCCTGTTTCTCCAGAAGGCGTGCCTTCGCCAGGGCCCGCGCATGGTTCCCCTCCTTTTGCTCCGAGCCTCTTGATGGACAGCCGCAACACCCAGAAGTTGTTCGAGACCGGCATCCCGAGCTTCGATCTCCTGTTGGGCGGTGGCATCCCCCGGCGTCAGACCCTCATCGTGGCGGGCAACCCCGGCTGCGGGAAGACGATCCTCTGCAGCCAGATCGCCTTCCTCGCCGCCGCGCGCGGGCTGCCGGTGGTGCTCGCCACCATCACCTCCGAGCCTCACGACAAGCTGGTGGACGCCCTCTCCGGCTTCCCCTTCTTCCGCCGCGAGCTGCTGGGCGAGAAGCTCATCCTCGTCAGTGCCTACGCCTCGCTGAAGAAGGGCGCCAAGGAGGCGCGCGAGCTG
The sequence above is drawn from the Archangium gephyra genome and encodes:
- a CDS encoding MJ1255/VC2487 family glycosyltransferase, with translation MRILYGVVGEGMGHATRSRVLLEELAKEHEVHIVVSGRAKDYLAKRFENVHGIWGFTIAYEGNSVKKWQTVLQNLTGAVKGWPQNVRQYFDLVEEFKPDVVVSDFESFSYLFARNHRLPVISVDNMQIINRAKHEPSLLAGFEDDFEATRALVKSKLPGCFHYLVTTFFYPPVRKERTTLLPSILRPEIIAAKSEPGEHLLVYQTATTNTQLPEILKQSGLPCHIYGLRRDLTEDVRDGNLLYRPFSEKGFIDDLRTARAVVAGGGYTLMSEAVYLHKPVLSLPVKGQFEQVLNALYLEKLGYGMYAPELTLERLRDFLQRVPRCQEALEGYEQDGNVKMIEALREQLARAAEYKGRWWEEMGPAEPSKA